Proteins encoded in a region of the Trypanosoma brucei gambiense DAL972 chromosome 6, complete sequence genome:
- a CDS encoding alkyl-DHAP synthase has translation MDKRMITDAFEEIKWNGWGDTGVCIKYDEARQLPIHTNGKPMKHLLKFMKDDVLKVKGEFKIKPTPGLTKEEAIKRLPPPVVKQPFVDELRQVLSKDQIRLDAYARLTHIFGKNYRDLWRVRRGMIDRPPDAVILPNNHDDCVKIMELAQKHNVVVVPFGGGTNVTGGVEPNPFETRRMVISIDMRRMGRMLHIDTESGTAVFEVGVLGPDIDEQLSRYGFMMGHDPDSYAYSTLGGWIAARGSGAMSNKYGDIENMILSMRVVTPVGVVETPLTSRPCGVDLNAMFVGSEGAFGLVTEAVVKIERLPEVKRYEGWLFPSFEVAFTAFHTCTRKGIHPCTMRLYDEDDTRLSFAASTDSGLVSTFFSKCFKKYIATVKGWNLSKISLVVVGFEGTKAQTNCQRSELVGVFQAFGATCLGTKPGNTWQEKKYDLPYLRDFALAHNFWADVFETSVLYTDAIHCWRAVKKSFAEVMAENGKNAWIGCHTAHQYRFGCCLYFTFIGGQADENDLKIFLQVKKRAMEVMLQHRGNLTHHHGIGYEHVPWMKRYNGEGGLDAIMKFKKALDPKNICNPGKLLPSPPSEKETPKATQARQNREMMFDKMGIPGALQAHL, from the coding sequence atggaTAAGAGAATGATTACTGATGCATTTGAAGAAATCAAATGGAATGGCTGGGGGGACACTGGCGTGTGTATCAAATACGATGAGGCGAGGCAACTccccatacacacaaatggaAAGCCGATGAAGCATCTTCTGAAGTTCATGAAGGACGATGTCCTCAAGGTGAAGGGAGAGTTTAAAATTAAGCCCACACCCGGGCTAACAAAAGAGGAGGCCATTAAACGGCTCCCACCACCTGTAGTGAAACAACCATTCGTGGATGAGTTGCGTCAGGTTTTGTCAAAAGATCAGATCCGTCTCGACGCATATGCCCGCCTGACGCACATCTTTGGTAAAAATTATCGCGACCTTTGGCGTGTGAGGCGTGGTATGATCGACCGCCCACCCGATGCGGTCATTCTCCCCAACAACCACGATGATTGCGTAAAGATTATGGAATtggcacaaaaacacaacgttgttgttgtgccaTTCGGTGGTGGCACAAATGTGACAGGTGGCGTGGAGCCGAATCCCTTTGAGACGCGACGTATGGTTATCTCCATTGACATGCGACGGATGGGGCGAATGCTTCATATAGACACAGAATCTGGTACCGCTGTGTTTGAAGTGGGAGTGCTTGGCCCAGATATAGATGAGCAACTGAGCCGCTACGGTTTCATGATGGGTCATGACCCCGATAGTTATGCATATTCGACTCTTGGTGGCTGGATTGCTGCGCGAGGCAGCGGTGCCATGTCGAATAAATATGGAGATATTGAAAACATGATTCTCTCCATGCGGGTGGTGACACCTGTTGGCGTGGTGGAAACACCCCTTACCTCGCGACCCTGCGGTGTCGACTTGAACGCCATGTTTGTTGGGTCCGAGGGTGCCTTTGGACTTGTTACAGAGGCTGTTGTTAAGATTGAACGCCTACCAGAGGTGAAGCGTTACGAAGGCTGGCTCTTTCCCTCATTTGAAGTTGCTTTTACTGCTTTCCATACATGCACACGCAAGGGGATCCACCCTTGCACAATGAGGTTATACGACGAAGACGACACACGGCTCAGTTTTGCAGCAAGTACAGACTCCGGGTTGGTTAGTACATTCTTCAGCAAGTGCTTTAAGAAATACATCGCAACTGTGAAGGGATGGAACCTCAGCAAAATATCACTTGTGGTTGTCGGGTTTGAAGGAACCAAAGCCCAAACGAACTGTCAGCGGAGTGAATTGGTTGGCGTCTTCCAAGCCTTCGGTGCCACATGCTTGGGAACCAAGCCGGGTAACACGtggcaagaaaagaaatacgaCCTTCCGTACCTTCGCGATTTCGCTCTGGCTCACAATTTTTGGGCGGACGTATTTGAGACGAGTGTCCTCTACACGGACGCTATTCACTGCTGGAGAGCAGTCAAGAAATCGTTTGCGGAAGTGATGGCCGAGAATGGTAAGAACGCATGGATAGGCTGCCACACTGCACATCAGTACCGTTTTGGTTGCTGTTTGTATTTCACCTTTATTGGCGGGCAGGCCGACGAAAATGACCTCAAGATCTTTTtgcaagtaaaaaaaagggcgaTGGAAGTCATGTTACAGCACAGAGGAAACCTAACTCACCACCATGGAATAGGTTATGAGCACGTCCCATGGATGAAGCGTTACAATGGTGAGGGTGGGTTAGACGCAATTATGAAGTTCAAGAAAGCGCTTGATCCAAAGAACATATGTAACCCGGGAAAACTGCTCCCCTCACCCCCTTCGGAGAAGGAAACACCAAAGGCCACACAGGCCCGTCAGAATCGTGAAATGATGTTTGACAAAATGGGCATTCCCGGGGCTCTTCAGGCTCACCTCTGA
- a CDS encoding aquaporin 3, putative, which yields MSDEKINVHQYPSEADVRGLKARNGGACEVPFEENNEPIPNRSANPQEKNENELVGDNADNEAHDAVDVNYWAPRQLRLDYRNYMGEFLGTFVLLFMGNGVVATTILDKDLGFLSIAFGWGIAVTMGLYISLGISCGHLNPAVTLANAVFGCFPWRRVPGYIAAQMLGAFVGAACAYGVYADLLKQHSGGLVGFGDKGFAGMFSTYPREGNRLFYCIFSEFICTAILLFCVGGIFDPNNSPAKGHEPLAVGALVFAIGNNIGYASGYAINPARDFGPRVFSAILFGSEVFTTGNYYFWVPLFIPFLGGIFGLFLYKYFVPY from the coding sequence ATGTCTGACGAAAAAATTAACGTGCATCAATATCCATCAGAGGCCGATGTGCGTGGCTTGAAGGCCCGAAACGGAGGTGCCTGTGAGGTTCCttttgaagaaaataatgaacCCATTCCCAACCGGAGTGCCAATCCacaggaaaagaatgaaaacgaGTTGGTGGGTGATAATGCGGACAATGAAGCACATGATGCCGTTGATGTCAACTACTGGGCTCCACGACAACTGCGTTTGGATTACCGCAACTATATGGGTGAGTTTCTTGGAACCTTTGTCCTACTTTTCATGGGTAATGGTGTAGTGGCCACAACAATTTTGGATAAGGATTTGGGATTTCTCAGCATCGCGTTTGGTTGGGGAATTGCTGTTACGATGGGTCTTTATATTTCATTGGGAATATCTTGTGGTCATCTTAACCCGGCGGTTACCCTCGCCAATGCCGTTTTTGGTTGTTTCCCATGGAGGCGGGTACCCGGTTACATCGCAGCACAAATGCTCGGTGCTTTTGTTGGTGCGGCATGTGCTTATGGTGTTTATGCTGATCTTCTGAAGCAACACAGCGGTGGGTTGGTTGGTTTTGGTGATAAGGGTTTTGCCGGTATGTTCAGCACGTACCCACGCGAAGGGAATCGTCTCTTTTACTGCATCTTTTCCGAGTTTATCTGCACAGcaattcttctcttttgcgTCGGTGGCATATTTGATCCCAATAACTCACCTGCCAAAGGACATGAACCGCTGGCAGTTGGTGCTCTTGTGTTTGCTATTGGAAACAACATTGGTTATGCATCCGGTTATGCGATTAATCCGGCTCGTGATTTTGGTCCAAGAGTTTTCTCCGCTATTCTCTTCGGTTCCGAGGTGTTTACGACGGGAAATTATTACTTTTGGGTGCCGTTGTTTATCCCCTTCTTGGGAGGCATTTTTGGCCTTTTCCTCTACAAATACTTTGTTCCGTACTAA
- a CDS encoding cyclin 3, putative, whose amino-acid sequence MSHSPHTFWICVYVWEEKLGVTVVSSEHLTFISRAVTMNIRTTVTLNSIPGPFGDPSSIDYKSHPGEGDTVSHVAIFEMMKKKEMTPLDDIKKLKKSVYSYRNRKIITNWLRDVCVALNLKGTTLCLAIQLTDAFISGSLQTLPIEKCQLAAATCLWDAAKFEEMDNSLPSLKKIVRVCDDAYSSEQILEMEETILCFFKWRLPHTTVINHLYLQLHMLGSEDLVSCGSVVKREPGEIVILNILVVEEDVHKWKRLEATEDCIITSIVPQLCAIAGIPASNNIEVFQVFGENVLVTRRTPLDTPLRSLYVDSKRESRLCLSNGGVNFVFVERGTLVVPRNINKRFLNQCQVLVQEVVLHVEFIQLPSHVTALGVLMLSMCILATNMVEGKSAINYIQGKLGISSSRCLAAARLLCVKYKETIEEYRKSVKLPQLPEDIMERLDMCLATRNS is encoded by the coding sequence ATGTCACATTCCCCTCATACATTTTggatatgtgtgtatgtatgggAGGAAAAGCTGGGCGTTACGGTGGTGTCATCGGAACATTTAACATTTATATCGCGGGCGGTCACGATGAACATACGTACAACTGTGACGCTAAACTCCATACCGGGGCCATTCGGGGATCCTTCTTCCATTGACTATAAGTCACATCCGGGAGAGGGTGATACCGTGTCGCATGTCGCTATATTTgaaatgatgaaaaagaaggaaatgacaCCACTCGACGACATTAAGAAACTTAAGAAGTCCGTTTATAGCTATAGGAATAGGAAGATAATTACGAACTGGCTGCGTGACGTTTGTGTGGCTTTGAACTTGAAGGGGACGACGTTGTGCCTTGCCATACAGCTGACGGACGCCTTCATTTCGGGCTCTTTGCAAACACTCCCAATTGAGAAGTGTCAACTGGCGGCGGCGACATGTTTGTGGGATGCGGCGAAATTTGAGGAGATGGACAATAGCCTACCCTCACTTAAGAAAATTGTCCGCGTTTGCGATGATGCCTACTCTAGTGAGCAAATATTGGAGATGGAGGAAACAatactttgtttcttcaagtGGCGGCTTCCACACACAACTGTCATTAACCACCTTTACTTGCAACTGCACATGCTCGGAAGCGAAGACCTCGTTTCGTGTGGTTCAGTGGTGAAAAGAGAACCCGGGGAGATTGTCATTCTTAACATTCTTGTAGTAGAGGAGGATGTGCACAAGTGGAAGCGCCTCGAGGCGACGGAGGACTGCATCATCACAAGCATTGTCCCACAACTGTGCGCAATTGCGGGAATTCCTGCAAGCAACAACATCGAAGTTTTTCAGGTGTTTGGGGAAAACGTCCTTGTTACCCGCCGCACTCCGCTCGACACGCCGTTACGCTCTCTGTATGTGGATAGTAAAAGGGAGAGCCGGTTGTGTTTATCTAATGGAGGGGTCAATTTCGTTTTTGTGGAGCGTGGCACTTTGGTTGTTCCGCGTAATATTAATAAACGCTTCTTGAATCAGTGTCAAGTGCTCGTCCAGGAGGTTGTTCTACATGTTGAATTCATACAATTACCCAGTCATGTCACGGCACTGGGTGTTCTGATGCTTTCCATGTGTATTTTGGCTACAAATATGgtcgaagggaaaagtgctATTAATTACATTCAGGGTAAACTTGGTATATCATCTAGTCGATGTCTTGCTGCTGCCCGACTTCTTTGCGTTAAGTACAAGGAAACAATTGAAGAGTACCGTAAGTCTGTCAAACTTCCGCAGTTGCCTGAGGATATTATGGAGCGGTTGGATATGTGCCTTGCGACAAGAAATTCATAG
- a CDS encoding lysyl-tRNA synthetase, putative: MRRWGAAGPLRSGLQLRQVASAARRRQPAQLKIPISDAPAHVKAMERPRSKLETPAAYSSFRSTETIEEFRENYKYLAAGERETSVTARVAGRITSLRDMGKMLFATVRSSGVDLQLVVHVGEHFTRDCLKQLRASLRVGDIVGAEGIPCRMQRGELSLAASRVEVLAPYVCRDQVVCPDLRGFTQLQDNDVRYRYRFVDMMTNRSVIDTIRKRHTVLRSLREYLDMRHFVEVETPILHAVASGANAKPFVTHHNANNADLFLRVAPELYLKQCVVGGMERVYEIGKVFRNEDADRSHNPEFTTCEFYAAYHTYEDLITMTEDIFRHLALRANGTTQLQIQCERAGITREIDLGATFRRISVYDEIQSASGVELPPPNELNTPKGLAYMSAIMLRHDIQFPAVRTAAKMFDKLIDFFITSHIVEPTFVMDHPIFMSPLAKEHSSRPGLAERFELFINGIEYCNAYSELNDPQEQCHRFQQQLIDRQGGDEEAMPLDETFLKSLQVGLPPTAGWGMGIDRVVMLLSGSSTIRDGIIFPLLRQDTRSHDCKRRHRVATFFDFNHQMALLCLSGVEQEMKRRGFPEASCAHIRELRQTIRDLGQRSGESDLTNFNCGEWWSGLTKTMIRLMCGRPRS; this comes from the coding sequence ATGCGCCGTTGGGGAGCGGCGGGACCTCTTCGGAGCGGCCTTCAGCTCCGGCAGGTGGCCTCAGCGGCCCGAAGGCGGCAGCCCGCACAACTTAAAATACCAATAAGTGATGCACCGGCACATGTGAAGGCCATGGAGAGGCCGAGATCAAAACTCGAAACCCCGGCAGCGTACAGTTCCTTCCGTAGCACAGAAACCATTGAGGAATTTAGGGAAAATTACAAATACCTGGCGGCAGGCGAGAGGGAAACATCAGTAACGGCCCGAGTCGCTGGTCGTATCACAAGTTTGCGGGATATGGGAAAGATGCTTTTTGCGACAGTACGATCTAGTGGTGTGGATCTGCAGTTAGTCGTGCATGTCGGGGAACATTTCACACGAGACTGCTTGAAGCAACTGAGAGCTTCATTGCGTGTTGGAGACATTGTGGGAGCTGAAGGTATTCCATGTAGGATGCAGCGCGGTGAGTTGTCTTTAGCTGCCAGTCGTGTGGAGGTGCTGGCGCCATATGTTTGTAGGGACCAGGTCGTCTGCCCAGATCTACGTGGCTTTACGCAGCTGCAAGACAATGATGTGAGGTATCGATATCGCTTTGTGGATATGATGACCAATCGGTCCGTTATCGACACTATTAGAAAGCGTCACACAGTGCTGCGGTCACTCCGTGAGTACTTGGATATGAGACACTTTGTTGAGGTAGAGACACCGATTCTTCACGCTGTAGCGTCCGGTGCAAATGCAAAACCTTTTGTGACGCATCACAACGCAAATAATGCAGACCTCTTCCTACGCGTTGCACCAGAGTTATACCTGAAACAGTGCGTCGTCGGAGGTATGGAACGGGTGTATGAAATTGGTAAAGTATTTCGTAACGAGGATGCTGATCGCAGTCACAACCCGGAGTTTACCACGTGTGAATTCTACGCAGCATACCACACATACGAAGACCTTATCACCATGACAGAAGACATCTTTCGCCATCTCGCGCTACGGGCAAACGGGACGACGCAACTGCAAATCCAGTGTGAACGGGCTGGTATCACACGGGAAATTGATTTGGGTGCAACATTCCGGCGCATTAGTGTTTATGATGAAATTCAGAGTGCATCCGGTGTCGAGCTCCCACCACCCAATGAACTTAACACACCAAAGGGACTTGCATACATGTCCGCCATCATGCTGCGCCATGACATTCAGTTTCCAGCCGTACGCACAGCGGCAAAGATGTTTGATAAACTCATTGACTTCTTTATTACAAGTCACATAGTAGAGCCAACCTTCGTGATGGATCATCCCATCTTCATGAGCCCTCTCGCGAAGGAACACTCATCTCGGCCTGGTCTGGCTGAGCGTTTTGAGCTGTTTATCAATGGTATTGAATACTGCAACGCATACAGTGAACTTAATGATCCACAGGAACAGTGTCATCGGTTCCAGCAACAATTAATAGATCGACAAGGTGGCGACGAGGAGGCCATGCCGCTGGACGAGACCTTTTTGAAATCCCTGCAAGTTGGTCTTCCACCAACTGCTGGTTGGGGAATGGGCATTGACCGAGTTGTTATGCTGCTAAGCGGCTCAAGTACCATACGAGATGGAatcattttccctttactACGGCAGGATACGAGATCGCATGATTGCAAGCGGCGGCACCGGGTGGCCACATTTTTTGATTTCAATCACCAAATGGCACTCTTGTGTCTTAGTGGCGTTGAgcaggaaatgaaaagacgTGGCTTCCCCGAGGCATCATGTGCTCATATTCGCGAGCTGCGGCAGACTATTCGAGACTTGGGGCAGCGAAGCGGTGAGTCGGATTTAACAAATTTTAACTGCGGTGAATGGTGGTCGGGTCTGACAAAAACTATGATTCGGCTGATGTGTGGTAGACCACGTtcctga